A genomic stretch from Arachis stenosperma cultivar V10309 chromosome 3, arast.V10309.gnm1.PFL2, whole genome shotgun sequence includes:
- the LOC130969585 gene encoding uncharacterized protein LOC130969585, which yields MTRTLSLPCLSSSILHTRKPTTSSSSFIFTPHGHGHRRFHFLSPCSSLKQTKKKQQEQLRKVTTAPSTIKRLFSPNDDVDVEADKNNEPDSSSSTLTGTLLAGLLLVGAVGGFASVGYFYKDQINSFLSQFSVFIEGYGPAGYALFVAVYAGLEILAIPAIPLTMSAGLLFGSVIGTIIVSISGTVAASVAFLIARYFARERILKLVEGNKKFLAIDKAIGENGFRVVTLLRLSPLLPFSLGNYLYGLTSVKFVPYVLGSWLGMLPGTWAYVSAGAFGRAIIQEESDLNVLGGSNQLLTLGLGLLATGLAAAYVTRLAKDAIKDIE from the exons ATGACGCGCACACTCTCATTGCCATGCCTCTCCTCTTCCATTCTTCACACTCGCAAACCCACcacctcttcctcttccttcaTCTTCACTCCCCACGGCCATGGCCACCGCcgcttccacttcctctctccATGCTCTTCCCTCAAGCAGACCAAGAAGAAGCAGCAGGAGCAGCTCCGCAAGGTCACCACTGCTCCGTCCACCATCAAGCGTCTTTTTAGCCCCAACGACGACGTCGATGTCGAAGCCGATAAGAATAACGAACCTGactcctcctcctccacctTGACCGGCACACTCCTCGCCGGTCTGTTGCTTGTCGGCGCCGTTGGCGGCTTTGCCTCTGTTGGCTATTTCTACAAGGACCAAATCAACTCATTCCTCAGTCAGTTCTCCGTCTTCATCGAAG GTTATGGTCCAGCTGGATATGCATTATTTGTAGCAGTTTATGCTGGATTGGAG ATACTTGCAATTCCTGCTATTCCTTTAACAATGTCAGCAGGACTTCTTTTTGGGTCTGTTATTGGCACCATTATAGTCTCCATTAGTGGAACG GTGGCAGCAAGTGTTGCTTTTTTAATTGCACGATATTTTGCTCGTGAGCGGATTTTGAAACTTGTGGAAGGAAACAAGAAGTTTCTTGCTATTGACAAAGCAATTGGAGAGAATGGGTTCAGGGTTGTAACCCTCCTTCGTTTGAGCCCTCTGCTCCCATTTTCTTTGGGGAATTATTTATATGGATTAACATCTGTCAAGTTTGTTCCATATGTATTGGGAAG TTGGTTGGGGATGCTTCCAGGAACATGGGCTTACGTTAGTGCTGGTGCTTTTGGAAGAGCAATAATT CAAGAAGAATCTGATCTTAATGTACTTGGAGGAAGCAATCAGCTGCTGACGCTTGGGCTAGGACTATTAGCCACTGGATTAGCTGCTGCATATGTAACTCGACTTGCAAAG GATGCTATAAAGGATATTGAGTAG
- the LOC130969586 gene encoding DEAD-box ATP-dependent RNA helicase FANCM, translated as MTSNNPYEIIDDDDEGFDWEAAAREIDVVCQQSKCVSSSGCDAKGKAKAKGNNGDSSRQSTLDQFVVTAKKEAPVLQAQHEEEEVPTSASIHHIDADAAKTWIYPVNVPLRDYQFAITKSALFSNTLVALPTGLGKTLIAAVVMYNYFRWFPQGKIVFAAPSRPLVMQQIEACHNIVGIPQKWTIDMTGQISPPKRACFWKTKRVFFVTPQVLEKDIHSGICLVKYLVCLVIDEAHRATGNYSYCEAVRELMAVPVQLRILALTATPGSKKQTVQHVIDNLHVSKLEYRSEVNHDVIPYVHNRKIELVEVAMGQDAAEINDKLLDVIRPIVARLNDIGVIQNRNYRTLSPCTLLEIREKFRQGHRQDLSNINNVDVEGYFGVLITLYYIHKLLSSHGVRPAQEMLERKLKQGFFAKYMSKNEVMLKARQLMQQSLSHGASSPKLSKMLEVLHDHFKTNDPKSSRVIIFSNYRESVRDIMGALGNIGEPVRATEFIGQSSGKAMKGQSQKVQQAVLKKFRSGAYNVIVATSIGEEGLDIMEVDLVISFDANISPLRMIQRMGRTGRKHDGRVVILACEGSELNGYLRKKAKSKSISKHMRNGGVDSFNFHPSPRMIPHVFKPEVQYVEMSIEKFIPREKNVKDVPLPISPSKDKLTVAEMDLLKMYFHSTEENTSRLSLIAFPYFQTFPSRVHKVKHSLRTMMLIDAMQHLQGLETCPGNDKTTLQEGSCLGNSKPFSISVAKHDTESCYRHTMERNVDTINCMNLDSHPLRIKTKDTIDLTIQEDSTFDDLIEHEEDSLQGDEIVPETPVANKSASNGGDDAGETTNLVVKTSLFPEDVCINGIREGEFSPRLTDFITSGVVPESPVDDEQEKSRGKSVIRDCILPVRLHEEQDTSPLSSMRSEKVVIEGSTGKNVSNSPVDNGTRTPLLELKNSAIKRRRIIISQTEEGHSHMSDPSFREESHLSSGKMPGTASIQPLRKFKRLRKAADGDGKANQENNDPIRYKHVQSHFGKRKSTNDVRDFIEEEAEVSAEANVSSDEDGEDDVSYDSFIDDRTNPIGESQPEVSRVDMMAIYRRSLLSQTQINGSYSSSAMFSPDSVTNGSGSSSGKTVMSHVHGNCIDKEKVPSTSSLTGNVTSRKRLSLYHSGGHLPTMNLEQEFALQSKKDLVDAPDFTVDYQCDDQFYNDLDLDELEAQAISLHKKKLSLSTQKQDAIPLPPSLKEDSFWAPSFDLGI; from the exons ATGACATCCAATAACCCTTACGAAATCATAGACGATGATGATGAG GGGTTTGATTGGGAAGCAGCTGCAAGAGAAATCGACGTCGTTTGCCAACAAAGCAAGTGTGTTAGCAGCAGTGGCTGTGATGCAAAGGGGAAGGCGAAGGCGAAGGGAAACAATGGCGACTCATCCCGGCAATCCACTCTCGATCAGTTTGTGGTCACTGCCAAGAAGGAAGCCCCAGTGCTTCAGGCCCAacacgaagaagaagaagtccCAACGTCCGCCTCCATCCACCACATTGATGCCGACGCAGCCAAAACTTGGATATACCCTG ttaatGTTCCTCTCCGTGACTATCAATTTGCCATCACGAAATCCGCACTTTTTTCAAACACATTGGTGGCATTGCCAACAGGATTAGGCAAGACACTCATCGCTGCTGTTGTTATGTATAACTACTTCAGATGGTTTCCTCAAG GAAAAATAGTCTTTGCTGCTCCTTCTCGACCACTTGTCATGCAGCAGATAGAAGCATGCCATAATATTGTTGGAATACCCCAG AAATGGACAATTGATATGACGGGTCAAATAAGTCCTCCCAAAAGAGCTTGTTTTTGGAAAACAAAGCGGGTTTTCTTTGTCACCCCACAAGTGTTGGAGAAAGATATTCATTCTG GTATATGCTTAGTAAAGTACTTGGTGTGTTTGGTTATTGATGAAGCTCACAGAGCTACAGGAAATTACTCTTATTGTGAAGCTGTTCGTGAG CTGATGGCTGTACCAGTGCAACTTAGAATATTAGCATTAACTGCAACCCCAGGAT CAAAGAAGCAGACAGTCCAgcatgttattgataatcttcATGTCTCCAAGCTTGAATATCGCAGTGAGGTTAACCATGACGTTATTCCATATGTTCATAACAGGAAGATAGAGTTGGTAGAG GTTGCAATGGGCCAAGATGCTGCAGAAATAAATGATAAGCTTTTGGATGTCATTCGTCCAATAGTAGCAAGGCTTAATGATATTGGGGTCATTCAGAATAGAAATTATCGTACT TTGAGCCCTTGTACGTTACTTGAAATAAGGGAAAAGTTCCGTCAAGGACATAGGCAAGACCTTTCTAATATCAACAATGTAGATGTCGAAGGGTATTTTGGGGTTCTTATCACTCTTTATTACATCCATAAGCTACTTTCAAGTCATGGAGTAAGGCCAGCACAAGAAATGCTTGAAAGAAAATTGAAGCAAGG ATTTTTCGCAAAATATATGAGTAAAAATGAAGTTATGCTGAAAGCAAGGCAACTGATGCAGCAAAGCTTGTCTCATGGAGCATCTAGTCCTAAGCTCTCCAAAATGCTAGAAGTACTACATGATCATTTCA AAACCAATGATCCCAAAAGTTCAAGGGTAATTATCTTCTCCAATTATAGAGAAAGTGTCAG GGACATTATGGGTGCACTTGGAAACATTGGGGAACCAGTCAGAGCTACAGAGTTTATTGGTCAAAGTTCAG GGAAAGCAATGAAAGGTCAGTCCCAAAAAGTTCAACAGGCTGTGCTGAAG AAATTTCGGTCCGGTGCCTACAATGTTATTGTTGCTACATCAATCGGTGAAGAAGGTCTAGATATAATGGAAGTTGATCTTGTCATATCTTTTGATGCAAATATTTCACCACTTAGAATGATTCAGCGAATGGGAAGAACTGGAAGAAAGCATGATGGACGAGTTG TAATTTTAGCTTGTGAAGGGTCAGAGTTGAACGGCTACTTGCGGAAGAAGGCAAAGAGCAAGAGTATAAGTAAACACATGCGAAATGGGGGTGTAGATAGCTTCAACTTTCATCCTAGTCCAAGAATG ATTCCCCATGTCTTCAAACCTGAAGTTCAATATGTTGAGATGTCAATTGAGAAATTTATTCCCCGTGAAAAGAATGTGAAAGATGTCCCTCTTCCAATTTCTCCATCCAAAGATAAACTCACTGTTGCTGAAATGGATTTACTTAAAATGTATTTCCATTCTACTGAGGAAAATACAAGTAGATTGTCTCTCATTGCCTTTCCTTACTTTCAAACCTTTCCTTCTAGAGTTCATAAAGTCAAGCATTCCCTTAGAACAATGATGCTTATAGACGCAATGCAGCATTTGCAAGGATTAGAAACGTGTCCAGGAAATGACAAAACTACTCTTCAG GAAGGTTCGTGTTTAGGAAATAGCAAGCCGTTTTCCATTTCTGTGGCCAAACATG ACACTGAATCATGCTATAGGCATACAATGGAAAGGAATGTTGACACCATAAATTGTATGAACTTGGATTCCCATCCTTTGAGGATTAAAACCAAAGATACTATTGATCTAACTATACAAGAAGATAGTACTTTCGATGACTTGATTGAGCATGAAGAGGATTCACTCCAGGGTGATGAGATAGTTCCCGAGACTCCGGTTGCTAATAAAAGTGcatcaaatggaggagatgATGCTGGTGAAACGACCAACCTTGTGGTCAAGACTTCATTGTTTCCAGAAGATGTATGCATTAATGGCATTAGAGAAGGAGAATTTAGTCCTCGCTTAACTGATTTCATTACAAGTGGTGTTGTTCCAGAGTCTCCAGTTGATGATGAACAAG AGAAATCAAGAGGCAAGTCTGTAATTCGAGACTGTATTTTGCCTGTTCGACTCCACGAAGAACAGGATACGAGTCCCTTGAGTTCTATGCGAAGTGAAAAAGTTGTAATTGAGGGCAGTACTGGCAAGAATGTCTCTAATTCTCCAGTAGATAATGGAACTCGAACTCCTTTACTTGAGCTGAAGAATTCTGCAATTAAAAGACGACGCATCATTATTTCCCAAACTGAGGAAGGTCACTCACACATGTCTGACCCAAGCTTCAGGGAAGAATCACATTTAAGCTCTGGTAAAATGCCTGGAACTGCAAGCATTCAACCTTTGCGCAAATTTAAAAGGTTGCGGAAAGCTGCAGATGGTGACGGCAAAGCTAATCAGGAAAACAATGATCCCATCCGATATAAGCATGTTCAAAGTCATTTTG GTAAAAGGAAATCAACGAATGATGTGAGAGACTTCATTGAGGAGGAAGCTGA GGTCTCTGCAGAGGCAAATGTATCTAGTGACGAAGATGGAGAAGATGATGTTTCTTATGACAGTTTCATTGATGACAGGACAAATCCTATAGGAGAAAGTCAGCCTGAAGTTAGTAGAGTGGACATGATGGCAATTTACAG GCGTTCTTTGCTTAGTCAAACGCAGATAAATGGAAGTTACAGCTCTTCTGCCATGTTCAGCCCTGACAGTGTGACTAATGGAAGTGGGAGCTCTTCAGGCAAGACAGTAATGAGTCATGTTCATGGCAACTGCATAGACAAAGAAAAAGTGCCATCAACTAGTTCCCTTACAGGAAACGTTACAAGTCGTAAAAGATTATCCCTTTATCATTCAGGAGGACACCTTCCAACTATGAACCTTGAACAAGAATTTGCACTTCAATCAAAGAAAGACTTGGTGGATGCCCCTGATTTTACTGTGGATTATCAATGTGATGATCAATTTTATAACGACCTTGATCTTGATGAGCTGGAGGCACAAGCAATCTCACTtcataaaaagaaattaagtttGTCAACTCAGAAGCAAGATGCAATCCCTCTACCTCCCTCTCTGAAGGAAGATAGCTTTTGGGCTCCATCGTTTGACCTTGGCATATGA
- the LOC130969588 gene encoding uncharacterized protein LOC130969588 isoform X5: MVTYLLEYIDYPDQKPIWTKIYQKGPTSISKSKRSNMELMVRPSFPTIYRESEKPDISAISGVIIIVDNTWKVGDLVDWWKDDCYWSGRVTKILRNDQVKIDLLPVPFGEGMSDVASSRDLRPSLDWCPEKGWTVPMPTLQEGGHGRVCAEIVNPPSTGINIHASDGAVEVGQPAVRTYSSHSSQNSIVKRKQFDTTGNRTEIDEIDSKIRKTCFSDSISSSHSMDASIGNTERIPTNGESNNHEYPSKKMRSSDSLGLNCMSSNTIEAAVLDLEELVNRIKWLRGILNFGIPSSCTKQPSWEFSQHHAT; the protein is encoded by the exons ATGGTGACCTACCTGCTGGAGTATATTGACTATCCTGACCAAA AGCCTATTTGGACCAAGATATATCAGAAGGGCCCAACTAGTattagcaaatcaaagagatccAATATGGAGTTGATGGTGCGACCTTCATTTCCTACCATCTATCGAGAAAGTGAAAAGCCCGATATCAGTGCCATCTCAGGAGTGATCATTATTGTTGATAACACATGGAAGGTGGGGGATTTGGTTGATTGGTGGAAAGATGATTGCTATTGGTCAGGAAGAGTGACTAAAATACTGAGAAATGATCAAGTTAAG ATTGATCTGCTGCCAGTTCCATTTGGCGAGGGGATGTCTGATGTAGCTTCAAGCAGGGACCTGCGCCCTTCATTGGATTGGTGTCCGGAAAAGGGTTGGACAGTGCCTATGCCCACT TTGCAGGAGGGTGGACACGGGCGTGTTTGTGCTGAGATAGTTAATCCACCAAGTACAG GGATTAACATCCATGCTTCGGACGGAGCAGTGGAGGTTGGTCAGCCTGCAGTAAGGACATATTCTTCACACTCTTCTCAGAATTCAATAGTGAAGAGAAAGCAATTTGACACTACTGGAAACCGTACGGAGATTGATGAAATTGACAGTAAAATCAGAAAAACTTGTTTTTCTGATAGCATTTCAAGTTCACACAGTATGGATGCATCAATTGGAAATACGGAAAGGATTCCCACAAATGGTGAATCCAATAATCATGAGTATCCCTCAAAAAAGATGAGAAGCAGCGATAGCCTTGGTTTGAATTGCATGTCTTCCAATACAATAGAAGCAGCAGTTTTGGACTTGGAGGAACTTGTAAATAGGATCAAATGGTTAAGGGGTATACTGAATTTTGGGATTCCATCTTCATGTACTAAGCAACCATCTTGGGAATTTTCCCAACACCATGCAACCTAA
- the LOC130969588 gene encoding uncharacterized protein LOC130969588 isoform X1, translated as MPPLKLHNLKFQVGDSLESKSFQRGYRGAWFRCKIREIRQKNDMVTYLLEYIDYPDQKPIWTKIYQKGPTSISKSKRSNMELMVRPSFPTIYRESEKPDISAISGVIIIVDNTWKVGDLVDWWKDDCYWSGRVTKILRNDQVKIDLLPVPFGEGMSDVASSRDLRPSLDWCPEKGWTVPMPTLQEGGHGRVCAEIVNPPSTGINIHASDGAVEVGQPAVRTYSSHSSQNSIVKRKQFDTTGNRTEIDEIDSKIRKTCFSDSISSSHSMDASIGNTERIPTNGESNNHEYPSKKMRSSDSLGLNCMSSNTIEAAVLDLEELVNRIKWLRGILNFGIPSSCTKQPSWEFSQHHAT; from the exons ATGCCTCCATTAAAGTTGCACAACCTTAAATTTCAAGTTGGGGATTCACTAGAGTCAAAGTCCTTCCAGCGAGGTTATCGTGGTGCATGGTTTCGGTGCAAG ATCAGAGAAATTCGCCAGAAAAATGATATGGTGACCTACCTGCTGGAGTATATTGACTATCCTGACCAAA AGCCTATTTGGACCAAGATATATCAGAAGGGCCCAACTAGTattagcaaatcaaagagatccAATATGGAGTTGATGGTGCGACCTTCATTTCCTACCATCTATCGAGAAAGTGAAAAGCCCGATATCAGTGCCATCTCAGGAGTGATCATTATTGTTGATAACACATGGAAGGTGGGGGATTTGGTTGATTGGTGGAAAGATGATTGCTATTGGTCAGGAAGAGTGACTAAAATACTGAGAAATGATCAAGTTAAG ATTGATCTGCTGCCAGTTCCATTTGGCGAGGGGATGTCTGATGTAGCTTCAAGCAGGGACCTGCGCCCTTCATTGGATTGGTGTCCGGAAAAGGGTTGGACAGTGCCTATGCCCACT TTGCAGGAGGGTGGACACGGGCGTGTTTGTGCTGAGATAGTTAATCCACCAAGTACAG GGATTAACATCCATGCTTCGGACGGAGCAGTGGAGGTTGGTCAGCCTGCAGTAAGGACATATTCTTCACACTCTTCTCAGAATTCAATAGTGAAGAGAAAGCAATTTGACACTACTGGAAACCGTACGGAGATTGATGAAATTGACAGTAAAATCAGAAAAACTTGTTTTTCTGATAGCATTTCAAGTTCACACAGTATGGATGCATCAATTGGAAATACGGAAAGGATTCCCACAAATGGTGAATCCAATAATCATGAGTATCCCTCAAAAAAGATGAGAAGCAGCGATAGCCTTGGTTTGAATTGCATGTCTTCCAATACAATAGAAGCAGCAGTTTTGGACTTGGAGGAACTTGTAAATAGGATCAAATGGTTAAGGGGTATACTGAATTTTGGGATTCCATCTTCATGTACTAAGCAACCATCTTGGGAATTTTCCCAACACCATGCAACCTAA
- the LOC130969588 gene encoding uncharacterized protein LOC130969588 isoform X4: protein MPPLKLHNLKFQVGDSLESKSFQRGYRGAWFRCKIREIRQKNDMVTYLLEYIDYPDQKPIWTKIYQKGPTSISKSKRSNMELMVRPSFPTIYRESEKPDISAISGVIIIVDNTWKVGDLVDWWKDDCYWSGRVTKILRNDQIDLLPVPFGEGMSDVASSRDLRPSLDWCPEKGWTVPMPTEGGHGRVCAEIVNPPSTGINIHASDGAVEVGQPAVRTYSSHSSQNSIVKRKQFDTTGNRTEIDEIDSKIRKTCFSDSISSSHSMDASIGNTERIPTNGESNNHEYPSKKMRSSDSLGLNCMSSNTIEAAVLDLEELVNRIKWLRGILNFGIPSSCTKQPSWEFSQHHAT from the exons ATGCCTCCATTAAAGTTGCACAACCTTAAATTTCAAGTTGGGGATTCACTAGAGTCAAAGTCCTTCCAGCGAGGTTATCGTGGTGCATGGTTTCGGTGCAAG ATCAGAGAAATTCGCCAGAAAAATGATATGGTGACCTACCTGCTGGAGTATATTGACTATCCTGACCAAA AGCCTATTTGGACCAAGATATATCAGAAGGGCCCAACTAGTattagcaaatcaaagagatccAATATGGAGTTGATGGTGCGACCTTCATTTCCTACCATCTATCGAGAAAGTGAAAAGCCCGATATCAGTGCCATCTCAGGAGTGATCATTATTGTTGATAACACATGGAAGGTGGGGGATTTGGTTGATTGGTGGAAAGATGATTGCTATTGGTCAGGAAGAGTGACTAAAATACTGAGAAATGATCAA ATTGATCTGCTGCCAGTTCCATTTGGCGAGGGGATGTCTGATGTAGCTTCAAGCAGGGACCTGCGCCCTTCATTGGATTGGTGTCCGGAAAAGGGTTGGACAGTGCCTATGCCCACT GAGGGTGGACACGGGCGTGTTTGTGCTGAGATAGTTAATCCACCAAGTACAG GGATTAACATCCATGCTTCGGACGGAGCAGTGGAGGTTGGTCAGCCTGCAGTAAGGACATATTCTTCACACTCTTCTCAGAATTCAATAGTGAAGAGAAAGCAATTTGACACTACTGGAAACCGTACGGAGATTGATGAAATTGACAGTAAAATCAGAAAAACTTGTTTTTCTGATAGCATTTCAAGTTCACACAGTATGGATGCATCAATTGGAAATACGGAAAGGATTCCCACAAATGGTGAATCCAATAATCATGAGTATCCCTCAAAAAAGATGAGAAGCAGCGATAGCCTTGGTTTGAATTGCATGTCTTCCAATACAATAGAAGCAGCAGTTTTGGACTTGGAGGAACTTGTAAATAGGATCAAATGGTTAAGGGGTATACTGAATTTTGGGATTCCATCTTCATGTACTAAGCAACCATCTTGGGAATTTTCCCAACACCATGCAACCTAA
- the LOC130969588 gene encoding uncharacterized protein LOC130969588 isoform X3, which produces MPPLKLHNLKFQVGDSLESKSFQRGYRGAWFRCKIREIRQKNDMVTYLLEYIDYPDQKPIWTKIYQKGPTSISKSKRSNMELMVRPSFPTIYRESEKPDISAISGVIIIVDNTWKVGDLVDWWKDDCYWSGRVTKILRNDQIDLLPVPFGEGMSDVASSRDLRPSLDWCPEKGWTVPMPTLQEGGHGRVCAEIVNPPSTGINIHASDGAVEVGQPAVRTYSSHSSQNSIVKRKQFDTTGNRTEIDEIDSKIRKTCFSDSISSSHSMDASIGNTERIPTNGESNNHEYPSKKMRSSDSLGLNCMSSNTIEAAVLDLEELVNRIKWLRGILNFGIPSSCTKQPSWEFSQHHAT; this is translated from the exons ATGCCTCCATTAAAGTTGCACAACCTTAAATTTCAAGTTGGGGATTCACTAGAGTCAAAGTCCTTCCAGCGAGGTTATCGTGGTGCATGGTTTCGGTGCAAG ATCAGAGAAATTCGCCAGAAAAATGATATGGTGACCTACCTGCTGGAGTATATTGACTATCCTGACCAAA AGCCTATTTGGACCAAGATATATCAGAAGGGCCCAACTAGTattagcaaatcaaagagatccAATATGGAGTTGATGGTGCGACCTTCATTTCCTACCATCTATCGAGAAAGTGAAAAGCCCGATATCAGTGCCATCTCAGGAGTGATCATTATTGTTGATAACACATGGAAGGTGGGGGATTTGGTTGATTGGTGGAAAGATGATTGCTATTGGTCAGGAAGAGTGACTAAAATACTGAGAAATGATCAA ATTGATCTGCTGCCAGTTCCATTTGGCGAGGGGATGTCTGATGTAGCTTCAAGCAGGGACCTGCGCCCTTCATTGGATTGGTGTCCGGAAAAGGGTTGGACAGTGCCTATGCCCACT TTGCAGGAGGGTGGACACGGGCGTGTTTGTGCTGAGATAGTTAATCCACCAAGTACAG GGATTAACATCCATGCTTCGGACGGAGCAGTGGAGGTTGGTCAGCCTGCAGTAAGGACATATTCTTCACACTCTTCTCAGAATTCAATAGTGAAGAGAAAGCAATTTGACACTACTGGAAACCGTACGGAGATTGATGAAATTGACAGTAAAATCAGAAAAACTTGTTTTTCTGATAGCATTTCAAGTTCACACAGTATGGATGCATCAATTGGAAATACGGAAAGGATTCCCACAAATGGTGAATCCAATAATCATGAGTATCCCTCAAAAAAGATGAGAAGCAGCGATAGCCTTGGTTTGAATTGCATGTCTTCCAATACAATAGAAGCAGCAGTTTTGGACTTGGAGGAACTTGTAAATAGGATCAAATGGTTAAGGGGTATACTGAATTTTGGGATTCCATCTTCATGTACTAAGCAACCATCTTGGGAATTTTCCCAACACCATGCAACCTAA
- the LOC130969588 gene encoding uncharacterized protein LOC130969588 isoform X2 — translation MPPLKLHNLKFQVGDSLESKSFQRGYRGAWFRCKIREIRQKNDMVTYLLEYIDYPDQKPIWTKIYQKGPTSISKSKRSNMELMVRPSFPTIYRESEKPDISAISGVIIIVDNTWKVGDLVDWWKDDCYWSGRVTKILRNDQVKIDLLPVPFGEGMSDVASSRDLRPSLDWCPEKGWTVPMPTEGGHGRVCAEIVNPPSTGINIHASDGAVEVGQPAVRTYSSHSSQNSIVKRKQFDTTGNRTEIDEIDSKIRKTCFSDSISSSHSMDASIGNTERIPTNGESNNHEYPSKKMRSSDSLGLNCMSSNTIEAAVLDLEELVNRIKWLRGILNFGIPSSCTKQPSWEFSQHHAT, via the exons ATGCCTCCATTAAAGTTGCACAACCTTAAATTTCAAGTTGGGGATTCACTAGAGTCAAAGTCCTTCCAGCGAGGTTATCGTGGTGCATGGTTTCGGTGCAAG ATCAGAGAAATTCGCCAGAAAAATGATATGGTGACCTACCTGCTGGAGTATATTGACTATCCTGACCAAA AGCCTATTTGGACCAAGATATATCAGAAGGGCCCAACTAGTattagcaaatcaaagagatccAATATGGAGTTGATGGTGCGACCTTCATTTCCTACCATCTATCGAGAAAGTGAAAAGCCCGATATCAGTGCCATCTCAGGAGTGATCATTATTGTTGATAACACATGGAAGGTGGGGGATTTGGTTGATTGGTGGAAAGATGATTGCTATTGGTCAGGAAGAGTGACTAAAATACTGAGAAATGATCAAGTTAAG ATTGATCTGCTGCCAGTTCCATTTGGCGAGGGGATGTCTGATGTAGCTTCAAGCAGGGACCTGCGCCCTTCATTGGATTGGTGTCCGGAAAAGGGTTGGACAGTGCCTATGCCCACT GAGGGTGGACACGGGCGTGTTTGTGCTGAGATAGTTAATCCACCAAGTACAG GGATTAACATCCATGCTTCGGACGGAGCAGTGGAGGTTGGTCAGCCTGCAGTAAGGACATATTCTTCACACTCTTCTCAGAATTCAATAGTGAAGAGAAAGCAATTTGACACTACTGGAAACCGTACGGAGATTGATGAAATTGACAGTAAAATCAGAAAAACTTGTTTTTCTGATAGCATTTCAAGTTCACACAGTATGGATGCATCAATTGGAAATACGGAAAGGATTCCCACAAATGGTGAATCCAATAATCATGAGTATCCCTCAAAAAAGATGAGAAGCAGCGATAGCCTTGGTTTGAATTGCATGTCTTCCAATACAATAGAAGCAGCAGTTTTGGACTTGGAGGAACTTGTAAATAGGATCAAATGGTTAAGGGGTATACTGAATTTTGGGATTCCATCTTCATGTACTAAGCAACCATCTTGGGAATTTTCCCAACACCATGCAACCTAA